A portion of the Enterobacter sp. SA187 genome contains these proteins:
- the pheT gene encoding phenylalanine--tRNA ligase subunit beta, with protein sequence MKFSELWLREWVNPAIDSDALSDQITMAGLEVDGVEPVAGRFNGVVVGEVMECGQHPNADKLRVTKVNVGGDRLLDIVCGAPNCRQGLKVAVATVGAVLPGDFKIKAAKLRGEPSEGMLCSFSELGISDDHNGIIELPADAPIGTDLRDYLKLDDNTIEISVTPNRADCLGIIGVARDVAVLNQAPLMEPEIAPVAATINDTLPIAVEAADACPRYLGRVVKGINVSAPTPLWMKEKLRRCGIRSVDAVVDVTNYVLLELGQPMHAFDLNRIDGGIVVRMAKEGETLVLLDGNEAKLNADTLVIADHSKALAMAGIFGGEHSGVNDQTQDVLLECAFFSPLSITGRARRHGLHTDASHRYERGVDPALQFKAMERATRLLIDICGGNAGPVIDVTNDAALPKAATITLRRSKLDRLIGHHIADEQVSDILRRLGCEVTEGQDQWQAVAPSWRFDIAIEEDLVEEVARIYGYNNIPDEPVQAGLIMGQHREADLSLKRVKTLLIDKGYQEVITYSFVDPKVQQLVHPGAEALILPSPISSEMSAMRLSLWTGLLTTVVYNQNRQQNRVRIFESGLRFVPDTTADLGIRQDLMLAGVICGNRHDEHWNLAKESVDFYDLKGDLESVLDLTGKLNEIQFQAEANPALHPGQAAAIYLKGERVGFIGVVHPELERKLDLNGRTIVFELEWNKVADRVVPQAQEISRFPANRRDIAVVVAENVPAADVLAECKKVGVNQVVGVNLFDVYRGKGVAEGYKSLAISLILQDNSRTLEEEEIAATVARCVGALKERFQASLRD encoded by the coding sequence ATGAAATTCAGTGAACTGTGGTTACGCGAATGGGTTAATCCGGCGATCGACAGCGACGCGCTCTCCGATCAGATCACCATGGCGGGTCTGGAAGTGGACGGCGTGGAGCCGGTCGCAGGCCGCTTTAACGGTGTGGTAGTGGGTGAAGTGATGGAGTGCGGTCAGCACCCGAACGCCGACAAACTGCGCGTCACCAAAGTCAACGTCGGCGGCGACCGCCTGCTTGATATCGTCTGCGGCGCGCCGAACTGCCGTCAGGGCCTGAAAGTGGCAGTGGCAACCGTTGGCGCTGTGCTGCCGGGCGATTTCAAAATCAAAGCGGCAAAACTGCGCGGCGAGCCGTCTGAAGGCATGCTCTGCTCCTTCTCGGAACTGGGTATTTCCGACGATCATAACGGCATTATCGAGCTGCCCGCCGATGCGCCCATTGGCACCGACCTGCGCGACTACCTGAAGCTTGACGATAACACCATCGAAATCAGCGTGACGCCAAACCGCGCCGATTGCCTCGGCATTATCGGCGTTGCCCGCGACGTGGCGGTGCTGAACCAGGCGCCGCTGATGGAGCCGGAAATCGCGCCCGTAGCCGCAACTATCAACGATACGCTGCCGATCGCCGTTGAAGCCGCCGATGCCTGCCCGCGTTATCTGGGCCGCGTCGTGAAAGGCATCAACGTCAGCGCGCCGACGCCGCTGTGGATGAAAGAGAAGCTGCGCCGCTGTGGTATTCGTTCTGTCGATGCCGTGGTTGACGTTACCAACTATGTGCTGCTGGAACTCGGCCAGCCGATGCACGCCTTCGATCTGAACCGCATTGACGGCGGCATCGTGGTGCGAATGGCGAAAGAGGGCGAAACCCTGGTATTGCTGGACGGCAACGAAGCCAAACTCAATGCCGACACCCTGGTAATTGCTGACCACAGCAAGGCGCTGGCGATGGCCGGTATTTTCGGCGGCGAACACTCCGGCGTGAATGACCAGACCCAGGACGTACTGCTGGAATGCGCCTTCTTCAGCCCGCTGTCCATTACCGGCCGCGCACGCCGTCACGGTCTGCATACCGATGCGTCCCACCGTTACGAGCGTGGCGTGGATCCGGCGCTGCAGTTCAAAGCCATGGAGCGCGCCACCCGTCTGCTGATCGACATCTGCGGCGGCAATGCCGGTCCGGTGATTGACGTGACCAATGACGCCGCGCTGCCGAAAGCGGCGACCATCACCCTGCGTCGCAGCAAACTGGATCGTCTGATTGGTCATCACATTGCCGATGAGCAGGTCAGCGACATCCTGCGCCGTCTGGGCTGTGAAGTCACCGAAGGTCAGGACCAGTGGCAGGCTGTGGCGCCGAGCTGGCGTTTCGATATCGCTATTGAAGAAGACCTGGTTGAAGAAGTCGCCCGTATTTACGGCTACAACAATATTCCGGACGAGCCGGTGCAGGCTGGCCTGATCATGGGTCAGCACCGCGAAGCGGATCTGTCGCTGAAGCGCGTGAAAACGCTGCTTATCGACAAAGGCTATCAGGAAGTCATTACCTACAGCTTCGTGGATCCTAAGGTGCAGCAACTGGTGCATCCGGGCGCGGAAGCGCTGATCCTGCCAAGCCCGATCTCCAGCGAAATGTCAGCCATGCGTCTGTCCCTGTGGACGGGGCTGCTGACAACCGTGGTCTATAACCAGAACCGTCAGCAGAACCGCGTGCGCATTTTTGAATCCGGCCTGCGTTTTGTGCCGGATACCACAGCGGATCTGGGTATCCGTCAGGATCTGATGCTGGCGGGCGTTATTTGTGGCAACCGTCACGATGAACACTGGAATCTGGCAAAAGAGAGCGTTGATTTCTATGATTTGAAAGGCGATCTGGAATCCGTGCTCGATCTGACCGGCAAACTGAACGAGATTCAGTTCCAGGCAGAGGCCAATCCGGCGTTGCATCCGGGCCAGGCTGCCGCGATTTATCTGAAAGGTGAACGCGTTGGTTTCATTGGTGTTGTGCATCCTGAACTGGAGCGCAAGCTGGATCTCAATGGTCGTACCATCGTGTTTGAGCTGGAGTGGAACAAGGTCGCAGACCGCGTGGTGCCTCAGGCGCAGGAGATTTCCCGCTTCCCGGCAAACCGCCGCGACATCGCTGTTGTGGTCGCTGAAAATGTACCCGCAGCAGATGTTTTGGCCGAATGTAAGAAAGTTGGCGTAAATCAGGTAGTTGGCGTAAACTTATTTGACGTGTACCGCGGCAAGGGTGTGGCGGAGGGCTATAAGAGCCTCGCTATCAGCCTGATCCTTCAGGATAACAGCCGTACACTCGAAGAAGAGGAGATTGCCGCTACCGTTGCCAGATGCGTAGGGGCATTAAAAGAGCGATTCCAGGCATCATTGAGGGATTGA
- the ihfA gene encoding integration host factor subunit alpha, protein MALTKAEMSEYLFDKLGLSKRDAKELVELFFEEIRRALENGEQVKLSGFGNFDLRDKNQRPGRNPKTGEDIPITARRVVTFRPGQKLKSRVENASPKAE, encoded by the coding sequence ATGGCGCTAACAAAAGCTGAAATGTCAGAATATCTGTTTGATAAGCTTGGGCTTAGCAAACGGGATGCCAAAGAGCTTGTAGAGTTGTTTTTCGAAGAGATCCGTCGCGCTCTGGAAAACGGTGAACAGGTGAAACTCTCTGGCTTCGGTAATTTCGATTTGCGTGATAAGAATCAACGCCCGGGACGTAACCCGAAAACGGGCGAAGATATTCCCATTACAGCCCGGCGCGTGGTGACCTTCAGACCCGGCCAGAAGTTAAAAAGCCGCGTTGAAAACGCTTCGCCCAAAGCAGAGTAA
- the btuC gene encoding vitamin B12 ABC transporter permease BtuC, with product MQALARLQHRRDRRRLCILALVLLIACTLSLCAGDQWIAPDAWLSDSGRLFVGQIRLPRTLAVMLVGGALALCGAVMQALFENPLAEPGLLGVSNGAGVGLIAAVLLGQGMLPEWALGLCAILGALVITLILLRFARRHLSTSRLLLAGVALGIICSALMTWAIYFSTSFDLRQLMYWMMGGFGGVDWQQSWLMLALVPVMAWVCLQSQPLNMLALGEISARQLGLPLWLWRNVLVVATGWMVGVSVALAGAIGFIGLVIPHILRLCGMTDHRVLLPACTLAGAAALLFADIVARLALSAAELPIGVVTATLGAPVFIWLLLKAGR from the coding sequence ATGCAGGCACTTGCCCGTCTTCAGCACCGTCGCGATCGCCGCAGACTGTGTATCCTCGCCCTGGTACTGCTTATCGCCTGCACCCTCAGCCTGTGCGCCGGGGACCAGTGGATCGCGCCCGACGCCTGGCTTAGCGACAGCGGTCGCCTGTTCGTCGGGCAAATTCGCCTGCCGCGAACCCTGGCGGTGATGCTGGTGGGCGGCGCGCTGGCGCTGTGCGGGGCCGTAATGCAGGCGCTGTTTGAAAACCCACTGGCGGAGCCGGGGCTGCTGGGCGTGTCGAACGGGGCGGGCGTTGGGTTGATTGCCGCCGTGCTGCTCGGGCAGGGCATGCTGCCTGAATGGGCGCTGGGGCTGTGCGCCATTCTGGGGGCGCTGGTCATTACGCTGATCCTGTTGCGTTTTGCTCGGCGTCATCTCTCCACCAGCCGACTGCTGCTGGCGGGGGTCGCGCTGGGCATTATCTGTAGCGCCCTCATGACCTGGGCTATTTATTTCTCCACGTCCTTTGATTTACGCCAGCTGATGTACTGGATGATGGGCGGTTTTGGCGGCGTCGACTGGCAGCAGAGCTGGCTGATGCTGGCGCTGGTCCCGGTGATGGCGTGGGTATGCCTTCAGTCGCAGCCGCTCAACATGCTGGCGCTGGGGGAAATCTCCGCCCGTCAGCTGGGGCTGCCGCTGTGGCTGTGGCGCAACGTGCTGGTGGTCGCCACCGGCTGGATGGTCGGTGTGAGCGTGGCGCTGGCCGGGGCGATTGGCTTTATCGGCCTGGTTATTCCCCATATTCTGCGTCTGTGCGGTATGACCGACCATCGTGTGCTGCTGCCCGCCTGTACGCTGGCAGGGGCGGCGGCGCTGCTGTTCGCCGATATTGTGGCGCGTCTGGCGCTCAGCGCGGCAGAGCTTCCCATCGGCGTTGTGACCGCCACGCTGGGCGCACCTGTATTTATCTGGCTATTATTAAAGGCCGGGCGCTAA
- a CDS encoding glutathione peroxidase: MQHDILHTDVITIDGEHTTLEQYAGKVLLIVNVASKCGLTSQYEQLENIQKAWKDAGLVVLGFPCNQFLGQEPGSEEEIKTFCSTTYGVTFPMFSKIDVNGENRHPLYQKLIAAAPTAVAPEASGFHERLASKGRAPLYPDDILWNFEKFLIGRDGQVVQRFSPDMTPEDPIVMEAIKAALAK; this comes from the coding sequence ATGCAACATGATATTTTACATACCGACGTGATCACCATTGATGGCGAACACACGACGCTTGAACAATACGCAGGTAAAGTGCTGCTGATCGTTAATGTCGCGTCTAAATGCGGCCTGACGTCGCAGTATGAACAGCTGGAAAATATCCAGAAAGCCTGGAAAGACGCCGGATTAGTGGTGCTCGGTTTCCCGTGCAATCAGTTCCTCGGTCAGGAGCCGGGCAGCGAAGAAGAGATCAAAACCTTCTGCAGCACCACCTATGGCGTGACCTTCCCGATGTTCAGCAAAATCGACGTCAACGGCGAAAACCGTCACCCGCTGTATCAGAAACTGATTGCAGCCGCCCCGACCGCCGTTGCGCCGGAAGCGAGCGGTTTTCATGAGCGTCTGGCCAGTAAAGGCCGCGCGCCGCTGTATCCGGATGACATCCTGTGGAACTTTGAAAAATTCCTCATTGGTCGCGACGGCCAGGTGGTACAGCGTTTCTCACCGGACATGACCCCGGAAGATCCGATTGTCATGGAAGCCATTAAGGCCGCGCTGGCGAAATAA
- the btuD gene encoding vitamin B12 ABC transporter ATP-binding protein BtuD: MSALMQLQDVEAPGRLGPLSGEIGRGEILHLVGPNGAGKSTLLARMAGLTQGKGRVMFNDTSLAAWPATSLARHRAYLAQQQMPPFSMPVWHFLSLHQPHNPDAALCESVAAALGLSDKLGRATSQLSGGEWQRVRLAAVILQIHPQGNADGQLLLLDEPMNSLDVAQQAALDRLLSALCAAGVTIVMSSHDLNHTLRHAHRAWLLRRGQLVASGTRDHVMTPVNLEKAYQIPFRRLNIEGHSVLISAR; this comes from the coding sequence ATGTCTGCGTTGATGCAATTACAGGATGTGGAGGCGCCGGGCCGACTCGGTCCGCTCAGCGGCGAGATCGGCAGGGGCGAGATCCTGCATCTGGTCGGCCCCAACGGTGCCGGTAAAAGCACACTGTTGGCGCGTATGGCCGGGCTGACCCAGGGAAAGGGCAGGGTGATGTTTAACGACACATCCCTGGCCGCCTGGCCCGCCACCTCCCTTGCCCGCCACCGCGCTTACCTTGCGCAGCAGCAGATGCCGCCGTTCTCCATGCCGGTATGGCATTTTCTGTCGTTGCATCAACCGCACAACCCGGACGCGGCGCTCTGCGAGTCAGTCGCCGCCGCGCTTGGCCTGAGCGATAAGCTTGGACGCGCCACCAGTCAGCTTTCCGGCGGTGAATGGCAACGCGTGCGGCTGGCGGCAGTCATTTTGCAGATCCATCCGCAGGGAAATGCTGACGGACAACTATTGTTACTGGATGAGCCGATGAACAGTCTCGACGTGGCGCAGCAGGCTGCGCTGGACAGGCTGCTCAGCGCGCTGTGCGCGGCGGGGGTGACGATTGTCATGAGCAGCCACGATCTTAATCATACGCTGCGCCACGCGCACCGTGCATGGCTTCTGCGCAGGGGGCAGCTGGTCGCCAGTGGCACGCGTGACCATGTGATGACGCCGGTCAATCTCGAAAAAGCCTATCAGATCCCGTTTCGTCGCCTGAACATTGAGGGGCATAGCGTGCTGATTTCCGCCCGCTAA
- a CDS encoding C40 family peptidase — protein sequence MRYWFLLAAALFLAGCSSHRAPPPNPRLSDSITVIAGLNDQLSNWRGTPYRYGGMSRGGVDCSGFVLMTFRDKFDLQLPRETRQQAKIGTEIDKDDLLPGDLVFFKTGSGENGLHVGIYDTDNQFIHASTSRGVMRSSLDNVYWRKNFWQARRI from the coding sequence ATGCGTTACTGGTTTTTACTCGCAGCAGCGTTGTTTCTGGCAGGGTGCAGCAGCCATCGCGCGCCGCCGCCAAATCCCCGTCTTTCCGACTCGATCACCGTTATCGCCGGTCTTAACGATCAGCTCAGCAACTGGCGCGGCACGCCTTACCGTTATGGCGGTATGAGCCGTGGCGGCGTGGATTGTTCCGGCTTTGTACTGATGACTTTCAGAGACAAGTTCGATCTGCAACTGCCGCGCGAAACCCGCCAGCAGGCAAAGATTGGCACCGAAATCGACAAGGACGATTTGTTGCCGGGCGATCTGGTGTTTTTCAAAACGGGGTCGGGTGAAAACGGTCTGCACGTCGGCATTTATGATACCGACAATCAGTTTATTCATGCTTCCACCAGCCGGGGGGTGATGCGCTCATCGCTGGATAATGTTTACTGGCGTAAAAACTTCTGGCAGGCCCGCCGCATATAA
- a CDS encoding EAL domain-containing protein gives MILTLESTWRTELLLQPARSAQGKLEGLQIIVNLIGVDGHIHTPAGELLAQLPAQTALTLFSEQLALLESCKLFFIQHSIPAWINITPVIAGALLSDAELAASVERFPFLAFSINENYPDLNKGAAHPQLSALAERYSLMLENFGAGKSSTRAVFDGLFKQVILDKNFVHHRLTSRSFEPFMRAVVSQVKPYCQSIIIDGIDNEFSRQRILPFHFSAMMGALWSPVTVAELTTLVQG, from the coding sequence ATGATCCTGACGCTTGAAAGCACATGGCGCACCGAGCTGTTATTACAGCCCGCCCGTAGCGCGCAGGGCAAACTGGAAGGCCTGCAGATTATCGTCAATCTTATTGGCGTGGATGGGCACATCCATACGCCTGCCGGGGAGTTACTGGCGCAACTCCCCGCACAGACAGCCCTGACGCTGTTCTCAGAACAGCTGGCGTTGCTTGAATCCTGTAAGCTCTTTTTTATCCAGCACAGCATTCCGGCCTGGATTAATATAACGCCAGTGATTGCCGGGGCGCTTTTAAGTGATGCTGAACTGGCGGCGAGCGTGGAACGTTTTCCATTTCTGGCATTCTCTATTAATGAGAATTATCCCGATTTGAATAAAGGGGCTGCGCATCCACAACTTTCTGCGCTCGCGGAACGTTATTCCCTGATGCTGGAAAATTTCGGCGCAGGAAAAAGTTCCACCCGGGCGGTATTTGATGGACTGTTTAAACAGGTGATTCTGGATAAAAACTTTGTCCATCATCGATTAACCTCACGCTCCTTCGAACCTTTTATGCGTGCCGTTGTTAGCCAGGTAAAACCTTATTGTCAGTCGATTATCATCGACGGCATTGATAATGAATTTTCCCGCCAGCGTATTTTACCTTTTCATTTCTCAGCGATGATGGGGGCGTTATGGTCGCCGGTGACGGTGGCTGAACTGACCACTCTGGTACAGGGATAA
- the selO gene encoding protein adenylyltransferase SelO: protein MTLSFTTHWRDELPEFYTALQPTPLQNARLVWHNEPLAETLGIPASLFNTAQGAGVWGGEALLPGMSPLAQVYSGHQFGVWAGQLGDGRGILLGEQLLADGTTRDWHLKGAGLTPYSRMGDGRAVLRSTIRESLASEAMHYLGIPTTRALSIVTSDTPVRRETVEQGAMMIRIAQSHVRFGHFEHFYYRREPEKVQKLADFVIRHYWPQLQDEADKYALWFNDVVSRTASLIARWQAVGFAHGVMNTDNMSILGLTIDYGPYGFLDDYQPGYICNHSDYQGRYRFDNQPGVGLWNLQKLAQTLSPFIAVEVLNQALENYQQVLLREYGALMRSKLGFTTEQKGDNEILNRLFALMAREGSDYTRTFRMLSQTEQQSASSPLRDEFIDRAGFDAWFVDYRARLQQEGVDDVTRQGQMQAVNPAMVLRNWLAQRAIEQAEQGDMAELERLHIALRTPFADRGDDYVSRPPDWGKRLEVSCSS, encoded by the coding sequence ATGACCCTTTCTTTTACTACCCACTGGCGCGATGAGCTGCCGGAGTTTTACACCGCACTACAACCCACGCCGCTACAAAATGCGCGCCTGGTCTGGCATAACGAACCCCTTGCCGAAACGCTCGGTATTCCTGCCTCGCTGTTCAATACTGCGCAAGGTGCAGGCGTTTGGGGCGGCGAGGCGCTGCTGCCTGGCATGTCACCGCTGGCGCAGGTTTACAGCGGCCACCAGTTTGGCGTATGGGCGGGTCAGCTTGGCGACGGGCGCGGCATTCTGCTCGGCGAACAGTTGCTGGCTGATGGAACCACCCGCGACTGGCATCTGAAAGGCGCAGGTCTGACGCCGTATTCACGAATGGGTGACGGTCGCGCCGTGCTGCGCTCCACTATCCGGGAAAGTCTGGCCTCTGAAGCCATGCATTATTTAGGGATCCCCACCACGCGCGCGCTGTCGATCGTCACCAGCGACACGCCGGTGCGCCGCGAAACCGTAGAGCAGGGGGCGATGATGATCCGTATCGCGCAAAGTCACGTGCGCTTCGGGCATTTCGAACATTTTTACTACCGTCGCGAACCGGAAAAAGTGCAGAAGCTGGCGGATTTCGTTATTCGGCATTACTGGCCGCAGCTGCAGGATGAGGCGGATAAGTATGCCCTGTGGTTTAACGATGTGGTGAGCCGGACGGCGTCGCTGATTGCGCGCTGGCAGGCCGTCGGCTTCGCTCATGGGGTGATGAACACCGATAACATGTCGATTCTCGGCCTGACCATTGATTATGGCCCCTACGGTTTCCTCGACGATTACCAGCCGGGTTATATCTGTAACCATTCCGATTATCAGGGCCGCTATCGTTTTGATAATCAGCCTGGGGTGGGGTTGTGGAATCTGCAAAAACTGGCGCAGACGCTGTCGCCGTTTATCGCGGTGGAAGTCCTTAATCAGGCGCTGGAAAACTATCAGCAGGTGCTGCTGCGGGAATATGGCGCTTTAATGCGCAGTAAACTGGGCTTCACGACAGAACAGAAGGGCGATAACGAGATACTGAACCGGCTGTTCGCTCTGATGGCAAGGGAGGGCAGCGACTACACCCGTACCTTCCGTATGCTCAGTCAGACGGAGCAGCAGAGCGCCAGCTCGCCGCTGCGCGATGAATTTATAGATCGGGCCGGGTTTGATGCCTGGTTTGTGGATTATCGTGCGCGTCTGCAACAGGAAGGCGTTGATGACGTGACGCGGCAGGGGCAGATGCAGGCGGTGAACCCGGCGATGGTGCTGCGTAACTGGCTGGCCCAGCGCGCCATCGAACAGGCGGAGCAGGGTGACATGGCGGAGCTTGAGCGTTTGCATATTGCACTGCGCACACCCTTTGCAGACAGGGGAGATGATTACGTCAGCCGCCCGCCGGACTGGGGTAAGCGTCTGGAAGTGAGCTGCTCGAGCTAA